In Flavobacterium praedii, the DNA window ACGACAATATGCTTTCACATAAGACCAAATATGCCCTTAAAGCGCTTCTTTATTTAGCACAACAAGATGAAAATCACATTTCAAGAACCATTGAAATTGCGGAAGGCGCATCCATTCCAAAAAAGTTTTTGGAACAAATCCTTTTGGATTTAAAAAGAGGACATTTTGTAGGCAGCAAGCAAGGAAAATATGGCGGATATTATCTTTTAAAAGACAAAGAAACAATCACTTTGGCCGATATTCATCGATTATTTGATGGTGCAATAGCGTTACTTCCTTGTGCCTCCTTAAATTTCTACGAGCGTTGTTCCGATTGTGTAAGCGAGTCGGAATGCTCATTACGACACGGGTTAGTGGCTATTCGAGAAGAAACTTTGAAAGCCATGCAAGGCATAACAATTGCCTCATTGGTGAAAAAATAAAAAAATATATTTTAAACTATACTAATTTTATAGAATTAATTATATATTTGCGCCGAATTAACGTATGATTAACAATCAAAATTAAGAAAAATGCAAACGAATCACACTCAAAAAAAGAGAGTCAGGAAAACAATTATTTTAAGTTTAGAAAAAAACATCAGTCCAATGATGTGTATGTGCTAGTATCATAAAAAAAAATTGATTTTAAATTCTACTAATTACATATAATATACCCAATAATGAGAACTATCTATACCAAAATAATTTTAAGTCTAATACTACTATTCATTTTTTCAACTTCATTTGCACAAAACATCGTAAAAGG includes these proteins:
- a CDS encoding RrF2 family transcriptional regulator, with the translated sequence MLSHKTKYALKALLYLAQQDENHISRTIEIAEGASIPKKFLEQILLDLKRGHFVGSKQGKYGGYYLLKDKETITLADIHRLFDGAIALLPCASLNFYERCSDCVSESECSLRHGLVAIREETLKAMQGITIASLVKK